The Triplophysa rosa linkage group LG15, Trosa_1v2, whole genome shotgun sequence genome has a segment encoding these proteins:
- the kcnk3a gene encoding potassium channel subfamily K member 3a: protein MGGYRDERRARCVDSIGTCPPVVLKDSSSLHSSLSVCRNETARCSFISISPQSLPLVSFALIMKRQNIRTLVLIICTFTYLLVGAAVFDALESTMETTQKKVLDGRKQELMDKYNLSRVHFDELERVVLQLKPHKAGVQWRFAGSFYFAITVITTIGYGHAAPSTDGGKVFCMFYALLGIPLTLVMFQSLGERINTFVKYLLHRLKKCLSLRHTEVSMANMVCIGLISCMSTLCVGAAAFSRYEDWSFFHAYYYCFITLTTIGFGDYVALQKDNALQNNPQYVAFSFMYILTGLTVIGAFLNLVVLRFMTMNAEDERRDAEQRTLLSRSRQASAAGVNHCMADPPSSSAAGGSGKGLCNVYAEVLHFQSMCSCLWYKSQEKMRYSIPMIISHDLSTSDTYMEHSETSDALHSNGCVCSALQEHSAASSVYTGLLSPAHYQRLSKRRSSI, encoded by the exons ATGGGAGGCTACAGAGATGAAAGAAGAGCGCGATGTGTTGACTCGATAGGCACATGTCCACCCGTGGTGCTGAAGGACAGCTCATCGCTTCACTCctcgctgtctgtctgtcgcAATGAAACAGCTCGGTGCTCCTTCATCTCCATCAGTCCTCAAAGTTTGCCGCTCGTTTCGTTCGCTCTGATCATGAAGAGACAAAACATCAGGACCCTGGTGTTGATCATATGCACTTTCACGTATCTGCTCGTCGGGGCGGCCGTTTTTGACGCTTTGGAGTCGACGATGGAGACCACCCAGAAGAAGGTCCTGGACGGTCGCAAACAGGAGCTGATGGACAAGTACAATCTGAGCAGAGTGCATTTTGACGAGCTGGAGAGGGTCGTGCTCCAGCTCAAGCCGCACAAGGCTGGGGTCCAGTGGAGGTTCGCGGGATCCTTTTACTTCGCCATCACCGTCATCACCACCATAG GGTATGGGCACGCGGCCCCCAGCACCGATGGTGGAAAAGTGTTCTGCATGTTCTACGCTCTCCTGGGGATCCCCCTCACCCTTGTTATGTTCCAAAGCCTGGGCGAACGCATCAACACCTTCGTGAAGTACCTGCTTCACCGTCTCAAAAAGTGTCTCAGCCTTCGACACACCGAGGTCTCCATGGCCAATATGGTGTGCATCGGCTTGATATCCTGCATGAGCACGCTGTGCGTGGGGGCGGCGGCCTTCTCCCGCTACGAAGACTGGAGCTTCTTTCACGCGTACTATTACTGCTTCATAACGCTCACCACCATCGGCTTCGGGGACTACGTGGCCCTGCAGAAGGATAACGCCCTGCAGAACAACCCCCAGTACGTAGCCTTCAGCTTCATGTACATCCTGACCGGCCTCACGGTCATCGGCGCCTTCCTCAACCTGGTGGTGCTTCGCTTCATGACCATGAATGCTGAGGACGAGCGGCGCGACGCCGAGCAGCGCACCCTGCTGTCCCGCAGCAGGCAGGCGAGTGCCGCGGGGGTCAACCACTGCATGGCCGACCCGCCATCCTCTTCCGCCGCCGGAGGGTCGGGGAAAGGGTTGTGTAATGTCTACGCCGAAGTGCTGCATTTCCAATCCATGTGCTCCTGTCTCTGGTACAAAAGTCAGGAGAAGATGCGCTACTCGATTCCCATGATCATATCTCACGATCTGTCCACTTCGGACACCTACATGGAGCACAGCGAGACCTCCGACGCCCTGCACTCCAACGGCTGTGTCTGCAGTGCCTTGCAGGAGCACTCCGCGGCCAGTTCGGTGTACACTGGCCTGCTGAGCCCGGCGCATTACCAAAGACTCTCCAAACGCCGCAGCTCCATCTAG